The genomic interval CGACCAGATGCTCGAACGCGTTCAGATGGCCGCGGACGCCGGCTGCGAGTTCGTGATGGTGGACGTCGTCACCGCCGGCTGGGCCGCCGTCCAGCAAGTACGCGAACTCACCGAGGAAGAAGGGCTGGCGATTCACGCGCACCGCGCGATGCACGCGGCGTTCGACCGCGTCCCCGACCACGGCGTGTCGATGCGCGCGCTCGCGCAGGTCGCGCGGCTCTGCGGCGTCGACCACATCCACACCGGCACCGCCGACCTCGGAAAACTCGAAAACGAGGACACCGCCGGCATCAACGAGTGGCTGGCGAGCGACCTCCACGGCCTCAAGGACGTGCTCCCGATGGCGTCCGGCGGCCTCCACCCCGGCCTCGTCCCCGAGCTCGTCGACCGCATCGGCACCAACATCGGCATCCAGGCCGGCGGCGGCGTGCACGGCCATCCCGACGGCACGCACGCCGGCGCGAAAGCCCTCCGCCAATCCATCGACGCCGCCGTCGCCGGCATCGACATCGAAGAGTACGCCGACACCCACCCCGAACTCCGCACCGCCCTCGACAAGTGGGGAACCGAAACGCCGCGCTGAAGGGCGACGTACTGATTTTCGGAGAGTAGTCGAACCAGAACGACGACCGCGAGGAGAAGTCCCGCGAGCGCGAGCGCGAGCACGTCGCACTCGTTCGCCGCGGGGAGGACCGGCCGGAACGCGGCCCGCTACGCCTCGGTGGCGTCCGGAACGCGGCCGACCGTGACGTAGAACGGAATCATCGCACGCCGGCGGTAGGCTTCGTCCTGCATCTGGGTGACCGCCGACCGCCCCATCTCGCGCCACGCGGAGCGGAGGCGGTCGTACTCGCTTCCCGTCATTCCGCCGGCTTCGAGCGTCGGGCGCTGTTCGGCGAGCCGGCTCGCCGTCGCCTTCCGCTGTGCGGACTCCAGTTCCGCGGGCGAGTACGGCGGTTCGACCGTGCGGACGTGTTCGTGCCGCCGCGTCCGCACGTCCACGAGGCCGGCGTCCTCGAACACGCTGGCGGCGCTCCGGCCGAGCGTCACGTCCGTCTCGACGCCCTCGATGTACGTTTGGCGCGCGGACTCCGCGAGCGACGCCTCGTCCGGAACCGTCGATTCGACCCGCACCTCGCTGTTGTCCGGTTCGATTGCGGCGACGAGATCCGAGGACGCCCGCGAGAACTCCCGTACCGCCGCCACTGGGTTGGGGAGGTTTATCAGTAGCGCCTGACACGTCACGAGGTCGAACGCGCCGTCCCGGACGGGAAGCCGGGTCGCGTCCGCCTGCAATCGACCGTCCGCCGCGACGTGCGCGAGCAGGTCGCTGTCGGCGTCCGCCCCCACGACCTCGCCCGGCGACTCCTCCGCGAGCACGCGCGTCAGCTCGCCGGTTCCACACCCCACGTCCAGCACGCGCTCCCGGTCGCCGAGTGACAGCGGCGCGAGCGCCTCCCGGTTCTCCCACATCCCCCGCCGCGTGTCCGTCAAGTACTCCGCCGAAAACCGTCGCACGCCCACGACTACAACCCCTGGTGAGAAAAACGAACCGCCTCCACGCGACCGCTCACCACGCATCGCCCGCTCGATGGTTCGTGAATCTACGATTCACGTAGTCTCGCGGTTCCACCGCTCGACGGCTCGCGACGCTTACGCGTCGCGTAGTATCTCACGCCTCGCTACCGCTCAGCGTTCAGTCGTTCCGCGACGCTTACGCGTCGCGTAGTATCTCACGCCTCGCTACCGCTCAGCGTTCAGTCGTTCCGCGACGCTTACGCGTCGCGTAGTTCCCGCACTTTCTCGATGTTCCACGCGAAGCCGCGGCCGTCCTCGTTCGGGGTTTCGAGGACGAGCGGCACGTCGCGGATGGCGTCGTGGTTGACGAACGCTGTCATGCCGTCGTCGCCGATGTGTCCCTCGCCGATGTGGGCGTGTTCGTCCTTGTTGGTGCCGCACTCGTGTTTCGAGTCGTTGAGGTGGACGCACGCGAGGTGGTCGAGGCCGATTTCGTCGTCGAACGCCTGGAGGGTTTCGTCGACGCCCGCGGGCGTGGAGAGGTCGTAGCCGGCGGCGAACGCGTGCGCGGTGTCGAGGCACACGTCGAGGTCTTGATTGGAGCGGTCGAGGACGCCCGCGAGGTGCGCGAAGTCGCCGCCGAGTTTGGTTCCCGACCCGGCGTCGGATTCGACGAGGACGGTGACGCTGTCCGGAATGCTGAGTTCGTCGAGCGCGCTCGCGGCGTTGTCGAGGCCGTTCTCGACGCCCGCGCCGGTGTGCGCGCCGAGGTGGACGTTCACGTACTCGATGCCGAGTTCGGCGGCAGCGTCCACTTCCTTCTGCATGGAGTCGATGGACTTCTCGCGGAGGTCGTCCTTCGGCGTGCAGAGGTTCACGAGGTAGGACGAGTGAATCACCCAGGGGCCGTCGAGTTCCGCGGTTGTTTCCTCGCGGAACGCGGCGGCTTCGTCGTCCCCGATGTTGGGGTCTTGCCAGACCTGGGGGGAGTGCGTGAATATCTGGCCGCAGTTCCCGCCGACGTCGACCTCGCGCTCGACGGCGTTGTCGACGCCGCCGGCGATGGAGACGTGTGCGCCTACTCTGAGCATACGAGGAGTGCGTGGCGGGTGGACGAAAGCGCTTCGGAACCGCCGGAGCACGAACGCTTTAGGCCGTCCCCGCCCTTCGTGGAGGTATGCCGGAGTCGCCGCTGGCGGTGGGCGCGGACGCGCCCTTGTTCAGCGCGCCGCTCGTCACGCCGGACGGCGAGGTGGAGGAGACGGCGCTGGGGGAGTTGCTGGGGGAGAAGCCCGTGCTGTTGGCGTTCTACACGAACGACTTCAGCCCGGACTGCGTGAACGAGTGGTGTTCGTTCCGGGATTACGACTGGTTCGCGACGGGGGAGCGCGTGCAGGTCGTGGGCGTGAGTCGGTCGCGGACGTACACGCACAAGAAGTTCATCGACTACCTCGACCTCGGGTTCCCGCTGTACACCGACCGCGACCTCAGCATCGCGGAGTCGTACGGCGTGAAGTACCGGGCGTTCAAGATAGCGGCGCGCGCGAAGCGCTCCGTGTTCTTCATCGACCGGGACGGCGTCATCAAGTATCGCTGGGTGGGCGAGCATCCGCTCGACCCGACCCGTGATTCGCCGCCGCTGGGCGAGATTCAGCGGGCGCTGGAGGACGTGCTCGGGCCGCTGGAGGAGGAGTCGTTCGGGTTCAAGTAGTTTTCTCGCGCGTCCACGCGTCGGTCGCGTACGTCTCGGCGGCGAGGTCGCGGGCGTCCGCGAGTTCGTCGTCACGCCACTCGCCGGGGTCGGCGTCCGCCCAGTCCGCGAGCGCGTTCTCGACGGCGGCGACGGCGTCGTCGCGCGAAATCCCGGTGAGGTCGCGGATGGACGTGACGCGTCCCTCGAACTCGTCGGGCGCGGGCGGGTCGCTGAACGCGCCGAGGTGGCGGTCGGTGGCGAGCGAGTAGGAGAGCGAGCCGTGCTGGATGACGGCGTCTCGCTGTCGGTACTGGGCGTTCCCGCTTATCTTCTTGCCGTCGGCGACGATGTCGTGGGCGGGGTGGAGTTCGCGGAGGTAGCACGCGGGCCGATGAATCTCGGGCATCGACTCGGAGACGTAGTCGGCGTCGATTCCCATCCGGGAGAGCGCGTCGAGAATCGGCCGGCAGAGGACGTGGTAGGCGTCCATGAGGTCGCCGGGGAGTTCGTCCGCGGGCGCGACAACGGTGTAGGAGATGTCGCCCGTGTAGTCGTGGTAGATGCCGCCGCCGCCCGTCGGTCGGCGGGTGACGGTGATTCCTTCGTCCTCGCAGTACGCCCAGTCCACGCTCTCCGGACTCTGGTTGTAGCCGAGGGAGAGCGTGCTCGGCCCCCAGCGGTAGATGCGCGCCGTGCGGAGGCCGTCCGCGGCGGCGGTGCGCGCGGCGACCTCGTCGAGCGCCATGTTCGTCGGGCCGTGCCAGGTCTCCTCCGTGATGAGCCGCCACTCGCGGTCGGCGAGGGTCATGCGGTGGTGTTCGGCCCGCGGGACTTAATCAGTAGAGTTCGCCGCCGGCCGGCACGTCGTCGTCGGGCCGGACGAGCACGGGGTTGCCGTCGTCGCCGGGGACGCCGAGCGTGAGCGCTTCGGACTCGTAGCCCGCGATGTTCACGGTTCCGAGGCCGAGCGCGCACAGGACTTGGGTTCCGGGGAGCGCGTCGGGGTCGTGGTGGTAGCCGAGTTGGGCGGCGGACTGCACGGTGTCGTCCCCGAGGTCGATGGTGAGTTTCACCATCTCGGGTTTCCGCGTCTCCGGGAACGGTTCGGCGGATTCGACGGTGCCGACGCGCACCTCCGTGTCGAGCGGTGACATACGGGGGCGAACGGGAGAGGGGGAGAAAACGGTTCGGGTCGCTACGTGCCCGCGGGCGTCGGCGTCTCCGACCCCCGGAGGTTCGCGACGGCGAACAGCGCGAGCGCGGCGACGGCCGCGCCGGCCTGCACGGCGAGCGCGGCGGAGCTACCGAGCACCATCTCGGCCGCCGGCCCGAACAGACAGAGCGCGGCGAGCGCGAGGAAGACCGCGCGCCGCAACGTCGTGAGCGTCTGCGCGCCGTCGTGGCCGATGGTGGCGGCGGTGAGCGAGACGACGCCGAGGAACACGCCGAACACGGCGAGCGGGGTTCCCGTGAGCGTCCAGTCGATGAGCGCGGGGTTGGTGACGAGCGCGAACGGGATGAGGAATCCGGCCGCGCCGATGCGGAGCGACTGCATCGCGGTCTGCATGAAGCTACTGTCTGCGATGCGGGAGCCGACCGCGACGCCGACCGCGACCGGCGGCGTGATGGCGGAGAGCATCGCGAAGTAGAACACGTAGAGGTGGGCGGTGATGGAGCCGACGCCGAGGTCGACGAGCGCGGGCGTGATGAGCGCCTGCACGAGGATGTAGGCCGCGGGCGTCGGCATCCCCATGCCGAAGAGGATGCTGCACACCATCGCGATGAGCAGGACGAACACGAGCACGCCGCCGCCGAGCGAAATCATGCGGAGGCTGATGGTCTGCGTGAGTCCCGTCTGGGTGAGCATCGCGATGATGACGCCCATCGACGCGAGCACGCCGACCAGCGGGGCCATGTCGAGCGACCCGCGCTTGAACCCGCGGAGGGTGTCCACGGTCGTCGCGAGCACCGCGGAGAGGACGTCCCGGGACGCGGCGTCGGCGTCCGCTGCGTCCTCGCTGGACGCGTCGCCGAGCGCGGCGAGCAGGACGTTCCGGGCGTACATCGTCCCGACCATCGTGAGGGTCGTGTAGAGTCCGGCGGCGAGCGGGGAGAGCCGCATCACGACGAGCGTGTAGAGGAGAACCGCCATCGGGACGAGGAAGTGCGTGCCCTCGAAGAACCGGCGAACCGCCCCGACGAAGTCGTCCGTCGCGGTGTCCGAGAACGCGACCGCCTGAATCAGGCGGGCGACGAGGAGCGTGAAGCCGGCGACGAGCGCGGACTGCACGGGGCCGAGCGCGAGCGTGTCGCGCGCGAGCAGGAACGCGCCCACGGTGAGCGCCGTGTAGAGGACGGTCGTGAGCGTGCGGACGCTGAACAGGGCGGCGAGCATGCTGTCGTCGGTCGCGCGCTCGGTCGTCCAGCCGTGCCGGAGGACGGCGAACTGGATGGCGATGCCGACGCTGAAGTAGAAGAGGAGCGCCGGGAGGAACGCCGCCTGGATGACGCGGAAGTAGGAGACGCCGAGGATGTCAGCCATCAGGAACGCCGCGACCCCCATGACGGGCGGCATTATCTGGCCGCCGGAGGACGCGACGCTCTCGATTGCGCCCGCGTAGTCCTCGCGGACGCCCTGACGCTTCATCATCGGAATCGTGAAGCTCCCGGTGGTCGCGGCGTTCGCGGCCGCGCTCCCCGTGATAGACCCCATCGCCATGCTGGAGAGGACGGCGACGTGGACGACGCCGCTCTTGAGGTTCCGGCCGAGGCGTTCGCCGAGGCCGAGGATGACGTCGAGCGCGCCGTAGACGCGGGCGAGGCCGGCGAACATG from Salarchaeum japonicum carries:
- a CDS encoding tRNA-binding protein; this encodes MSPLDTEVRVGTVESAEPFPETRKPEMVKLTIDLGDDTVQSAAQLGYHHDPDALPGTQVLCALGLGTVNIAGYESEALTLGVPGDDGNPVLVRPDDDVPAGGELY
- a CDS encoding class I SAM-dependent methyltransferase → MRRFSAEYLTDTRRGMWENREALAPLSLGDRERVLDVGCGTGELTRVLAEESPGEVVGADADSDLLAHVAADGRLQADATRLPVRDGAFDLVTCQALLINLPNPVAAVREFSRASSDLVAAIEPDNSEVRVESTVPDEASLAESARQTYIEGVETDVTLGRSAASVFEDAGLVDVRTRRHEHVRTVEPPYSPAELESAQRKATASRLAEQRPTLEAGGMTGSEYDRLRSAWREMGRSAVTQMQDEAYRRRAMIPFYVTVGRVPDATEA
- a CDS encoding lipoate--protein ligase family protein, which translates into the protein MTLADREWRLITEETWHGPTNMALDEVAARTAAADGLRTARIYRWGPSTLSLGYNQSPESVDWAYCEDEGITVTRRPTGGGGIYHDYTGDISYTVVAPADELPGDLMDAYHVLCRPILDALSRMGIDADYVSESMPEIHRPACYLRELHPAHDIVADGKKISGNAQYRQRDAVIQHGSLSYSLATDRHLGAFSDPPAPDEFEGRVTSIRDLTGISRDDAVAAVENALADWADADPGEWRDDELADARDLAAETYATDAWTREKTT
- a CDS encoding TRAP transporter permease — encoded protein: MFDSLRLTDGTTVAELRESFSSRPASERVILATVSALAVLLTASTLAFAWFRPIVRVRWANIFLGLGLVIYYLNLSVQAQEGDSRLLGYVPDRYHDHVGRIDSHLCVLSALAAAAASIYVELNFMRLYESAIVVGFQQTDIVVGLVVVALVIDATRRAYGWAIALVGIGSVLYALVGPALPGFLSHSGFSWADVATYGAMRINGAYGFITEIGSTWVAVFIMFAGLARVYGALDVILGLGERLGRNLKSGVVHVAVLSSMAMGSITGSAAANAATTGSFTIPMMKRQGVREDYAGAIESVASSGGQIMPPVMGVAAFLMADILGVSYFRVIQAAFLPALLFYFSVGIAIQFAVLRHGWTTERATDDSMLAALFSVRTLTTVLYTALTVGAFLLARDTLALGPVQSALVAGFTLLVARLIQAVAFSDTATDDFVGAVRRFFEGTHFLVPMAVLLYTLVVMRLSPLAAGLYTTLTMVGTMYARNVLLAALGDASSEDAADADAASRDVLSAVLATTVDTLRGFKRGSLDMAPLVGVLASMGVIIAMLTQTGLTQTISLRMISLGGGVLVFVLLIAMVCSILFGMGMPTPAAYILVQALITPALVDLGVGSITAHLYVFYFAMLSAITPPVAVGVAVGSRIADSSFMQTAMQSLRIGAAGFLIPFALVTNPALIDWTLTGTPLAVFGVFLGVVSLTAATIGHDGAQTLTTLRRAVFLALAALCLFGPAAEMVLGSSAALAVQAGAAVAALALFAVANLRGSETPTPAGT
- a CDS encoding redoxin domain-containing protein; protein product: MPESPLAVGADAPLFSAPLVTPDGEVEETALGELLGEKPVLLAFYTNDFSPDCVNEWCSFRDYDWFATGERVQVVGVSRSRTYTHKKFIDYLDLGFPLYTDRDLSIAESYGVKYRAFKIAARAKRSVFFIDRDGVIKYRWVGEHPLDPTRDSPPLGEIQRALEDVLGPLEEESFGFK
- a CDS encoding deoxyribonuclease IV; amino-acid sequence: MLRVGAHVSIAGGVDNAVEREVDVGGNCGQIFTHSPQVWQDPNIGDDEAAAFREETTAELDGPWVIHSSYLVNLCTPKDDLREKSIDSMQKEVDAAAELGIEYVNVHLGAHTGAGVENGLDNAASALDELSIPDSVTVLVESDAGSGTKLGGDFAHLAGVLDRSNQDLDVCLDTAHAFAAGYDLSTPAGVDETLQAFDDEIGLDHLACVHLNDSKHECGTNKDEHAHIGEGHIGDDGMTAFVNHDAIRDVPLVLETPNEDGRGFAWNIEKVRELRDA